In Edaphobacter dinghuensis, a genomic segment contains:
- the fliS gene encoding flagellar export chaperone FliS: MSYQQQALVGATGVELVVALYDAAIRFLYRAMQCVEEDDVRGRRIAVKKVVDILMYLQARLRPDLGGSVATSLADFYATMFTMTLEASHIASKEQFEEVIACVRNVRDAWVIVARDPEAGKVLPRELRTREEKFLPVAEVRAADSEASVSRWLA; this comes from the coding sequence ATGAGTTATCAGCAGCAGGCTTTGGTGGGTGCAACCGGCGTGGAGCTTGTGGTCGCGCTCTACGATGCGGCGATCCGTTTTCTCTACAGGGCCATGCAGTGCGTGGAAGAGGATGATGTTCGCGGCCGCCGCATCGCCGTAAAGAAGGTGGTCGACATTCTGATGTATCTGCAGGCGCGGCTTCGGCCAGATCTTGGCGGAAGCGTTGCCACATCGCTTGCCGATTTCTATGCGACGATGTTCACGATGACGCTGGAGGCATCGCACATTGCGTCGAAGGAGCAGTTTGAAGAGGTGATTGCCTGCGTCAGAAATGTTCGGGATGCATGGGTGATTGTCGCGCGCGATCCGGAGGCTGGAAAGGTGCTGCCCAGGGAGCTGCGGACGAGAGAAGAAAAATTTTTGCCGGTTGCAGAGGTGCGCGCAGCAGACAGCGAGGCTAGCGTCTCACGCTGGCTGGCATAG